TGAAGAACGTGGAGAAGTATTTCGAGTCGGGCGCCGGCAAGACCTACGTGCTGCGGCGCGTCGACCTGGACATCCGCGAGGGGGATTTCGTCACCATCATGGGCCCCTCCGGGGCAGGAAAGTCGACTTTGCTGGCGATCCTCGGGATGCTCGACGCGAGCTGGACAGGGGAGTATCACTTCGCCGGCCATCCGGTCCACTCGCTGGGGCGGCGCGAGCGCGCCGAGCTCAATAAGAAGAACATCGGCTTCGTCTTCCAGAGCTATCACCTCCTCGACAACCTGACGGTCTACGAGAACCTGGAGCTGCCGCTGACCTACCGCAACATCTCCGGGACCGACCGCGCCAGCCTGGTGGCCGACGTGCTGGATCGCTTCGGCATCGTGGCGAAGAAAGGATTGTTCCCCTCGCAGCTCTCCGGCGGCCAGCAGCAGCTGGTGGCGGTGGCGCGCGCCGTCATCGGCAACCCGCTCGTAATCCTGGCCGACGAGCCGACCGGCAATCTCCACTCGGAGCAGGGCAAGGAAATCATGGAGCTGTTCAAGAAGCTCAACGACAAAGGGACCACGATCATCCAGGTCAGCCACTCCGAGACCAACGCTGCTTTCGGCAACCGGATCATCCAGCTGTTCGACGGCTGGATTCAGCCGGCTGCCGCGTGAGGCCGATGTGGGAGCCTTCCTGCGGGACTTGCGCTACGGGCTGCGGACGCTGGGGAAAAATCCCGGCTTCGCCGCCGTCGCCGTTCTGACCCTCTCACTCGGCATCGGCGCCAATACCACCATCTTCAGCCTGCTCGACGCGGTGCTCCTGCGGCCGCTGCCGGTGGAGAAGCCCGAGGAGCTGGTTCTTCTGCAGATCCGGACCGAGTCGGGCCTGTCGGCCGATTTCTCCTACGCCACCTACCGCGACTACCGCGAGCGCAGCCGAACGCTGGAGCAGCTCGCCGCTCACGCCACGCTGGCGCTCACGCTGGAGCGTAAGGAAGGCTCGGAGCGGATCTTCGGGGAGCAGGTGTCGGGGAGCTACTTCC
This region of Candidatus Polarisedimenticolia bacterium genomic DNA includes:
- a CDS encoding ABC transporter ATP-binding protein, translated to MIRLKNVEKYFESGAGKTYVLRRVDLDIREGDFVTIMGPSGAGKSTLLAILGMLDASWTGEYHFAGHPVHSLGRRERAELNKKNIGFVFQSYHLLDNLTVYENLELPLTYRNISGTDRASLVADVLDRFGIVAKKGLFPSQLSGGQQQLVAVARAVIGNPLVILADEPTGNLHSEQGKEIMELFKKLNDKGTTIIQVSHSETNAAFGNRIIQLFDGWIQPAAA